The sequence below is a genomic window from Rhinopithecus roxellana isolate Shanxi Qingling chromosome 19, ASM756505v1, whole genome shotgun sequence.
AGGGACCTGGCCAGGGCATTGGCCCCAGGTCACCGTGGCTTTGGGGAGAGGAGTTGCAGGCCTGGCCTGGGCTGTGAGAGGCAGCTGTGCCGTTTTCTGACAATGGTTGGGGCCGCCCTGGTACCCAAAGAGGTGGCTTCCCTGAGTTGCCACAGGAAATTGCAGGGTGGCCCTGGCTCAGCAGCCAACCTTGGGGAAACAGTACAGCGTAAAGATGGCGGCCTCGCACTGAGCGGGTCCCCGTGGTCGGCAGTCACAGGAGAACCAGCAGGCTGTGCACGTGGCCTGCCAGCCTGCACCGCGGGCACGTCCTTCCCACCCGGAGGACCCTACACTACTGTCAGGGCCACAGCAGTCCTCCAGGACCCAGCCTCAGGCAGGAAACAGCAAATGCTTTTGCTGCCCACCAAGTGCGGCTGTCGCTCTCGATGGCGCCAGTGGCCCTGGTGTGACTGCCGGGCAGCACGTGTGGGCGGGGACGGCTCGGCCACTGACCGTCTCCCCACAGTGGTGGTCCTGCTGCACGATGTCCGCGACGTAAGCGTGGAGGAGGAGAAGGTCCGGTACTTCGGGAAGGGCTACATGGTGGTGCTCCGGCTGGCGACGGGCTTCTCCCACCCCCTCACGCAGAGTGCAGTCATGGGCCACCGCAGGTAAGGCTGTGGGACTTTGATCTGGCTGGAGCTGCAGCTGTGTCAGGTGACTCCCATTCCTGACCGCCCAGAGCTACGGGGCAGCTGGGAGAGATGAGTTTGTGGACGGGACACAGAGGGGCCCACGTGAAGCGTGTGCAGGCTCAGGGGCAGCCCCCGTGGCTGGGAGGGTAGGAGCAGGCCAGGAAGTTCTGGGTCCAGTTTGGGAGCCCCAGGGGCTGCTGGAGGTGGGTGGTCGAGGGGGAGTCTGCTGTGGGGTCTCATGGCACCCTGTGCcgaggtgacctgacctttctcccATTGCCGGCCTCGCCCAGTGATGTGGAAGCCATCGCCAAGCTCATCACCAGCTTCCTGGAGCTGCACTGCCTTGAAAGCCCCACAGAGCTGTCTCAGAGCAGTGACAGTGAGGCCGGCGACCCTGGGAGCCAGAGCTGACAGCCCCGGTATGCCTGAGCCTGTGCACCACCCACAGGACCCGTGGCACATTCCTGGTGTGCCTGAGCCCGTGCACAGCCCACAGAACCCCGTGGCCTTGGCTTCAGTCGGTGCCTGCAGCCGAGTCGGCCTCTTGCCTGCTCACGCTGCTGCTTTCACACTGCACGAAACAGCAGGCCGGACCAGGACACCCAGACTTTCTCCATCGTGAGGCCTGGGCCTGCCTTCCTGCAGCCGGAGGTCTCGCCAGCCCTGGACTCCTGCTGGGGGCACAGCCAGACCTCGGGCGAGTGGAGAGGCCGGGCCCCTGTGGGTGCTGATGCTGCGTGTTGTCCCCGACACAGTGTCCTCTCCCTGGGTGGACATCCCAGCGGTCAGGTGCTTCCCCAAGGGCAGCGAGGGGCAAACATCCGGGGCCTACCTGGCTGTGCACGCTGAAGCCACACTGTGGAAGCTGCCCCTCCCCAAGGACCCACCTCCCTTGATGATGCCAGGATCTCGGCACATAGACCGCTCTGCCCCTGTGGTCGTCACAGAAGGGTCTCTCTGTTTCTCACCCTCAGCCTCAGCAGAAGCTGCGAGGCCAGAAAAAAGGTCAGGTCTTCTAGTATTGTGCAGTGCTTAAAAACCGGGAGCTCCGGCCGGGCGCAAtggttcatgccagtaatcccagcactttgggaggtggggaggccaaggcgggaggattgcttgaggccagaagtccaagaccagcctgggcaacacagcaagatcctgtctttgcAAAAAAACTTAACAAGAAAAATTAGGAGATTTTCTGCAGAAATTGAGTTCCAGCCTCTCTCCCCCACCTCATAGGAGCTGAATGCCAACCATCCTGACCCGCTGGGGCTCTTGGTCTCCCGAGTGCACCCACGTCCTCCCAGGTGCAGTGTGCACCGAGAGCGCCTGGCCTGATGCCCCGGCCTGTGAACCGGGGACTCCTGGGTCCTGTGAGCCCCGAGGCGGCAGGCCCAGGAATGGCTGGGTAGGACCGGGAACGCCTTTGCCCCAGGTCTGGCTGTGGCCTCGGTGAAAGCCGACGAGAGAGGTGGGACCCTCCTCCTCAGTAGTGGCTGCCAGCCCCTCTCTGCAGGACATGGTCATAATAACCATAAATAACCCTTCGCATGTCACCCTTAGCCTCCACTGTTTATTTCCGAAGAGTCAGTGTCACAAAGCGGGTCTCCCTGTGCTGCTTCCTTCTGTGTTTTCTAGTCTCTCCCCCAGGGGTTGCCCAGGGCCCTCAGGAACTGTGTGTGGGCCAGACACTGCTGGGCCACAGGGTGCAGCACTCACGTGGGCCCCTGTTGCCCTGGCTGACAGTTGGCAGCGCAGAGGCCCCCAGCCCACAGCAAGAGCCCCCTGGCATGAGCTGTCCCCTCAGGGGTCCTGAGCAGCGTCCCTGCCAGGgctggtgggtgggggtgggggggtggccACCTCGCTGAGGTCCTGCAGTAGAGCTTGCAGCCGCTGCAGGCTGGGGTGCACGTTCTCCTCCAGCCACTCTTCCACGGCATCCGGGTAGAAAGCCAGCTGTAgggcagcctccagctcctgcacGAGGGTGCACCACTGCGCCAGGAGGCTGCGGGTGAGGGCGCCGTGAACACGCAGTCTGCACACTCGGGACTTGCCCTCAACCCCATGGTCAGTACTGCCCTGTGCCTCAGCTtacctatctgtaaaatggggctactGACCCTATCTCATCGGTGTGTCTGGAGGAACAAGTCAGTGACAGCTGCATATCTGAGGCCAGAGGGCCCTTTACAACTAGGGGCTCACCCTCCACGCTCTCTCTAGTTGAGGGACATGTCAACAGCAGCAGCAGTCCTCAGGGAACCCACGGCTGCACAGCCTGTAAGAGCCCAGGGTCTCACCTGAGTGCTGTGGGCTGGATGTGCTGAACCATGACCGGGTGGATGAGCTTCCGCCGGCGGTGGTAGGGGCTGAACCAGCCGGTGACGTACCTGGGGCAAATCCACATACGGGTGTGCCGTGGGCTACCAAGGCAGCCGTGGGGCAGCTTTACAGtaatacagaaaatgttttaagagTGGGGTAGACATTTCTAAGTCTTATGTCCCCCAGAAAGTCTTTGTGAAGGATGAGGCTGCCTCCTCCTgtgcctgggggtggggtggggcttgTGAACCTGCCCCGTCCCTGCCTGCTCACCCACACCTGCCCCTCACCTGCACCTGCCTCCCACCCACACCTGCCTCCCACACTCACGTGTTGCCCTCCAGCAGCGCGTCCACAGAGCTGCGCAGATGGAGGCTGACTTGTGTGACAAGGGCAAGGATGTTGCTGCCAGGGAAGGAGCCGGCCCCCTCCCTGCAGAAAGCCCTGCTGAGAACAGCTGTCTCCACAGgcgggggaaggggagagaaggaaggggaggggggaaaTGGGACGGGGAGGGCTGCAGGGTGCTTGCCTAACAGGGTCCATCATCTCCAGATTGGAAATCCCAAGAAGGTTCTCCACTTTCGCTTTAGCATCTCCATCAAATCCTCCTGAAATCACAGAGTGGGGCAGCTGGAGGGACCTCTGGAGGAGGGCAGGGGCTACACTGGGACCTGCAGGCCTAGGTGCTGGGGCAGTAGGCGGGCAGCCTGGAGAGCCACTGGCCAGACCCAGCCCTGCGTGTGCCGGCCCCACGGGGACCTGGGGGCAGATGGGCTTGCTGCTTCCCTTTAAACATGTGAAATACATtcgttattttaaaaatgagaaaacagaaataagactGTGTTGCCAGCAGCAACACCCAGACAGCAAGTGGTTCTTCCTGCTGGGCACAGCCCAACCCGCACAGGTGTCCAGGGCTCACGCAGCGTTTCCCACTGTGGTTCACACAATCAATGGAATATTCTAGAGCACCCAAAACAAACCCATGAGGCCTGTGGGCACCAGCACCAGCGCGGACAAATCTCCGAGCTGTTCATGGATGTACTGGCTGCACGAGGCTGACGGCTGGAGGGCAGTGCCCCAGTCCCAGGGGTGGCGGGTGGGGCTGTGGGCAAGGGACGCTGCAAATACCATCCATATTAACGCAGCTCTTTCCTGTGGGGCatgtgggtgttttttttttatcatttctgcCCTTTTCTAAGCAGTTCAGACTCAGCAGCTAAGTCAATCTGGTCTCATTCTGTGTCCTCACTGGTCGCACCCCCGTCCCTGGGCCGCCGCGCCTGGGGGTCCTGCTCTCAGCACGTCTCGGCCATTTTTCTTTGTGTCAGCACCACGCGGTCACTAATTTCCTGTGTGGCCTGCGAGTTTCCACGCACACGGCTCATCTGGCCAAGTCCCCTGCTGACCCCCAGGGGCTCCCAGGGCCTGCCCTTGCCCATAGGTCCTCCTGCTCCCTCAGGCAACCTGGAAGTCTAAGTGCTGGGTCCAGGGTGCAGGGCCTTCCAGGGCCAGGCACCTGCGCCCCACACACACCTGCTCGGCCAGGTGTGCAGGATGTGTGTGCAGCAAAGGTGGTGCTGCTCCCCACATCTGACCTGCGTGCATTTCTGCGGATTCACTGTGTCTGAGGGGTGCGTCCTGCGTCACTCTCCAGCCTGCTTTAGGCTTAGGCTTGGAGACCTGGGTGCAGGCCCGGCCTGGGTGGACTTCAGGGCAGGCAGGTGGCTGAGCTGGGGCGGTGAGACCTCCTCCTGCTGTGAGAACCACCGCGGTCCAGCAGGGTGGTTGGAGCTCTGGGTGCTTGGCCTCCTGCCCTCTGGGTCTTTCTGGGAGGGGCTGGCGGGGCTTGGGGTGGCCAGACCAGACGTACCGCGTAGAAGCAACTGTAGACAGGCGGCCAGGGACGGGACTCCTGCAGGGAGCAGCTCGCACAGCACAGAGAAGTGGTCGTACCTGGGTCCAGGAGAGGGGCGCTCAGCTCCACAGCCCACCCCCACCAGCCTGACACAGGTGCTCTGACTCGGGACATCCCTGCTCTTGTTCCAGGGCCGTGGGGGCAGCCTGATCGCCTCAACCCACGGGGCCCAGGGTTTCCAAGACGGGTTCTGTGTGGCAAGGCTCTCACATCAACTCCATTCTAGAAACCGGACGAGTGAAGAGCGTGGGGATTCCTTGCTGTGATCTTTCCAGAGCCACGGGAACTCTGGGTGGGCCTTGGGTGAGTGGCCGGTCATTGTCCCTCCCCCCAGCACCTCTGGCCTCTGAGAAAAGGGCTCCTGCTCCTAGGGGCTGCCCTTGACACCCCGCTCCTAGGgcctctcctgccccaccctctcCCTCGGCTGCCTCCTGTCTGGCTGGTGGGGGTGGCAGCTTTTCCCCAAGACCCCATGAGGAGGGTGCGAGATCAGGCCTGGCAGGCAGCAGGTCACCGGCAGCATCTTTCCCAAGCGAGGGCTGGGGGACCTCAGCCTGGCCTGGGGTGGGAGTCGGGGCTTCCCACTGCCGGGTAGGGTGCCTCCACctgcctgtgcctcagtttcttcagctgtgaGGTGGGTGACAGATGCCGCCCCAGGTGTGAGCACAGGTGAAGGCTGGGCGATGCCTGACGCCACAGCCCCAGGCTCGCCTGAAGGATGTGCCGCCCCTCTGGGGAGGAGGAGCCTCGCCCTGCTCTACGGACGGTCCTGGTTTATGCAGACAGAGCTGTATCCCAACAAAACAGTGGGAACTATCTGGAAGCTTCTAAAGAGCCGCTGCCAGCTCTGGACATGCATGGCAGCTGTGAGCTGCCCCGTAGCAGGCTGGCCCACCAGGCTCTGCAGTCCCCACCATGAAATTCTTAACTCCATCCGAATCTGAGCCTTGTGGGTCAGGGCACGGGGCCCCTGGCGGGGTCCTGCCTCCAGCCGCTTGCCTAGCCCACGGCACCTGCGCCATCTGCCCCCCAACCCTCTAACTTGAGATGAGGCCCAAGGTCAGGACTTGGCCGGCGACCAGGGGTTTATCTGTAGCTCTGCTTTTCACATGGTGTCGTCAGGGGAGCAGGGACCTGGGAGCAGCAGGGTGACACCACGGAGGGTGACGCCATGGAGGCCCAGCTCCTTCATGAGACTAACAAGGCCCATTCTTGCCAGGCAGGACCCACAGTCACGGGATGTTTACAGCTGAGGAAGCGCTTAGACACCTGCAGGGGCCACTCCTACAACAGCGGACAGCCCTGGCGTCCCCACACCCACGACAGCATGTGCCTTCTAGGTCACCACAGTTGGGCTTCCATAGGCTACACACTGAAATGTCCAGGACAGTTTTCTCTAAATCCATAGagtaatacattcttttttttttttttttttgagacagacttttgctctgtcgcccaggctggagtacagcggcgtgatcttggctcactgcaacctctgcctcttaggttcaagtgattctcctgcctcagcctcttgagtagctgggatcataggcacatgctgccacacctgggtaatttttgtatctttagtagagatggggtttcaccatgttggccaggctggtcacgaactccggacctccagtgatccacctgcctcagcctcccagagtgctgggattacaggcgtgagccaccgtggccaggcatgagccaccgtgctcagcccatGGAGTGACACATTCTGTCacactgttggccaggcatgagccaccgtgctcagcccatGGAGTGACACATTCTGTCACACTATTGGCCCACCCACAGATAGCACAGCTTAGTGTTTACATAGACAAGACCCTgatatgagaaaaacagaaaacagagccGGGCACGCTTGTGCTGGCCTTCCAAGGGCCCTACCTCTGTCACTGGGCACCTTTTGGTGACCTCCCCTCACTGCGCTcagccttgaattctttcctgtgcAAGACCCGAGAACCTTCTCGTGGGGTCTGAATTGAGATGGCATTTCTAGCAACTGAGTGAAATCCTGAAAGAACCGAAACCCCTCCTTGTGCCACaagcaagacacacacacacagcctcaggTGCAGTGCACACGGGCGGCATGGGGGCTGGGGACCATGTGTTTGTGACCCTGAACACATGAGCAGCATCCCTCTGTGGCCGCTCTGGAATGCAGGGCCCAACCCCAAATGGCTGTCTCCTGCAGCTCTTCTCAGAGGCCTGGGCTGCTTCCCCTTTGACCGACCTGGGAAGGCCCTCAGCAGACGCTGGACAGGCCGATGTGGTGACCACCAGAGCTGCCCTGGACCCTCTGACTGGCCAGGGCTTACCTCTGCCAGCCGGTCAGGATGATGCCCTGCAGTGAGTCCGTGGGCCTGCTGCCTGCCACCTGCAGCCACTGCACGTGGTTCCTGAGGTGGTGCTTGATGGGGGGCACGGCCTGGCTGGGCCCCGTGGCACCCTTGAAGGCACTGGCTGCCCATAGCTGCGGAAAGCC
It includes:
- the HEXD gene encoding hexosaminidase D isoform X1 — protein: MSGSTPFKMRLVHLDLKGAPPKVSYLSEIFPLFRALGANGLLIEYEDMFPYEGSLRLLRAKYAYSPSEIKEILHLAGLNELEVIPLVQTFGHMEVYYLGEGEASRRWLQQEQNSTGKLCLSHMRAVASRVQARRPSVTPLVWDDMLRDLPEDQLAASGVPQLVEPVLWDYTADLDVHSKVLLMQKYWRCGFPQLWAASAFKGATGPSQAVPPIKHHLRNHVQWLQVAGSRPTDSLQGIILTGWQRYDHFSVLCELLPAGVPSLAACLQLLLRGGFDGDAKAKVENLLGISNLEMMDPVRQAPCSPPRPISPLPFLLSPSPACGDSCSQQGFLQGGGRLLPWQQHPCPCHTSQPPSAQLCGRAAGGQHVRHRLVQPLPPPAEAHPPGHGSAHPAHSTQPPGAVVHPRAGAGGCPTAGFLPGCRGRVAGGERAPQPAAAASSTAGPQRGGHPPTPTHQPWQGRCSGPLRGQLMPGGSCCGLGASALPTVSQGNRGPRECCTLWPSSVWPTHSS
- the HEXD gene encoding hexosaminidase D isoform X3, whose product is MIDQVLELHPGTRWLHVGCDEVYYLGEGEASRRWLQQEQNSTGKLCLSHMRAVASRVQARRPSVTPLVWDDMLRDLPEDQLAASGVPQLVEPVLWDYTADLDVHSKVLLMQKYWRCGFPQLWAASAFKGATGPSQAVPPIKHHLRNHVQWLQVAGSRPTDSLQGIILTGWQRYDHFSVLCELLPAGVPSLAACLQLLLRGGFDGDAKAKVENLLGISNLEMMDPVRQAPCSPPRPISPLPFLLSPSPACGDSCSQQGFLQGGGRLLPWQQHPCPCHTSQPPSAQLCGRAAGGQHVRHRLVQPLPPPAEAHPPGHGSAHPAHSTQPPGAVVHPRAGAGGCPTAGFLPGCRGRVAGGERAPQPAAAASSTAGPQRGGHPPTPTHQPWQGRCSGPLRGQLMPGGSCCGLGASALPTVSQGNRGPRECCTLWPSSVWPTHSS
- the HEXD gene encoding hexosaminidase D isoform X2; translation: MSGSTPFKMRLVHLDLKGAPPKVSYLSEIFPLFRALGANGLLIEYEDMFPYEGSLRLLRAKYAYSPSEIKEILHLAGLNELEVIPLVQTFGHMEFVLKHAAFAHLREVGPFPCTLNPHEAESLALVGAMIDQVLELHPGTRWLHVGCDEVYYLGEGEASRRWLQQEQNSTGKLCLSHMRAVASRVQARRPSVTPLVWDDMLRDLPEDQLAASGVPQLVEPVLWDYTADLDVHSKVLLMQKYWRCGFPQLWAASAFKGATGPSQAVPPIKHHLRNHVQWLQVAGSRPTDSLQGIILTGWQRYDHFSVLCELLPAGVPSLAACLQLLLRGGFDGDAKAKVENLLGISNLEMMDPVREGAGSFPGSNILALVTQVSLHLRSSVDALLEGNTYVTGWFSPYHRRRKLIHPVMVQHIQPTALSLLAQWCTLVQELEAALQLAFYPDAVEEWLEENVHPSLQRLQALLQDLSEVATPPPPPTSPGRDAAQDP